Proteins from a genomic interval of Clostridia bacterium:
- the hslO gene encoding Hsp33 family molecular chaperone HslO, whose amino-acid sequence MSEEYTSLNKTEDYIIAATAAGGTVRAFAATTTNMVREAKATHDLSMVSSAALGRTITAAAIMSKMLKGEKDTVTIQIKGNGPIGGLVVVSDSAANVRGYVYNPQVELPLNEAGKLDVGGAIGKEGYMNVIKDLGLKEPYIGYVDLVTGEIGDDIAYYFALSEQVPSVVALGVLVDTDGGIINAGGYIIQLMPGAEDSLINYIENTINAIPTVSQLLAYGESPESILEIIFGEKDLRINSKSPCRYLCNCSRDRMERNLISVGKDEIRSIIEEQHGAELHCHFCNKKYQFTEQELKGLIGE is encoded by the coding sequence GCGACCACTACAAATATGGTTAGGGAAGCGAAAGCTACCCATGACCTTTCTATGGTATCTTCTGCTGCATTGGGCAGGACAATAACAGCGGCTGCCATAATGTCTAAGATGCTTAAAGGCGAAAAAGATACAGTTACAATACAAATTAAAGGTAATGGCCCTATCGGTGGGCTTGTTGTTGTTTCGGATTCAGCTGCCAATGTGCGGGGATATGTATACAATCCTCAGGTTGAGCTTCCGCTTAATGAAGCCGGTAAGCTGGACGTAGGCGGAGCAATAGGCAAAGAAGGCTATATGAATGTAATTAAGGATTTGGGGCTGAAGGAGCCATATATAGGGTATGTTGATCTGGTTACAGGGGAAATAGGGGATGATATTGCATACTATTTTGCGTTGTCAGAACAGGTGCCTTCTGTAGTTGCACTTGGCGTATTAGTGGACACCGATGGAGGTATAATTAATGCCGGAGGATATATTATCCAGCTTATGCCGGGAGCCGAGGATAGCCTGATTAATTATATAGAAAACACAATAAATGCTATCCCTACTGTATCACAGCTGCTAGCTTATGGGGAATCCCCGGAAAGCATTCTGGAAATAATATTCGGTGAAAAAGATCTCAGGATTAATAGTAAATCGCCTTGCCGCTACTTATGCAACTGTTCCAGGGACAGGATGGAAAGAAATCTTATCAGCGTGGGAAAGGATGAAATACGCAGTATCATAGAGGAGCAGCACGGCGCAGAACTCCATTGCCATTTTTGTAATAAAAAGTATCAATTCACTGAACAGGAACTAAAGGGACTTATTGGCGAATAA